Genomic DNA from Dioscorea cayenensis subsp. rotundata cultivar TDr96_F1 chromosome 1, TDr96_F1_v2_PseudoChromosome.rev07_lg8_w22 25.fasta, whole genome shotgun sequence:
CATGAATTATAAGTCAcggaaaaaaaacaacatttacCATACTTTTATTGCAATGAAAGTTGGTCACAATTACAATGACAAACCATATTAGTCATGCTATGGTAAACGTTATCCACATAAGGCACTATTCAAATATTATGCTGAACTCATAAGATAAGCTAACGATAATCTAATCACAAGATAAcaacaaactaaaaacaagCTAATGACAAGCATTCATATATTCAGAGTGTGGTCCAACAAAAATGTGTCACCACACATAATCTAGTATAATCAACAGATCCTGATGATAATACTAGTGGGTAAAGAGCCAATGACCAAGAGGTCTATTGGTATTCGACTCCCCATAAAAACtcttcacaagtggtgagagcGGGTGAGAGCACATTTTTGACAGTGTGAGCAGTGGCTGCACGAGGCCCTGCCCCTACCTACTCCATTGAGATTTGTATATACCTCTCTTTTCTTTGGCGGCCTAGCCACTTGTCatggcaaaaaaaataaaaataaaattaaaaataaagaataaaagagCAATATTCATCTCCAAACTTAGTCATACAATGATTTCCATTAAGGAAGAGCCCTTAAAGATATAAAACCTGGCTTGACTTTAACTTTTATGACATTCTATCCTAAAGATTTCAAGAGAAAGATCCCTTAGACAATCACTCCAgcaaataataaagaaattcatcCAAAACAATCATCAAACTCGCAATGAATGATCCAACAACATCATATCATAATCCAAGCATCACTCTAATCACTCATTAATTACATATATCAATGAAAACAATCATCAATATCAAACATGATGCCATGATCCAATTTGAATCAGATGATGATGAAATTGAAACAGAAGACACACAGCAAGAGCAAAATGCTAAGGATTTACCCCCTTCTTTCCCGGGATGATGCAATTCCACACCATCAAATTCACTTTGCCATCCGAAAACGTCTCCGGCCGAGCTACGAAACCCTAGAATCAAAGAGATCTTCAACCTCACACATAAAGATGatcaaaacaacaagaaaaacgAGATCATAGAtccaaagagaagagaaagccGAACATGGGGGTGATTCTTGCGCCACGACTTGCGCTCCTCGGCGAGGCGGCCACGCGCAATCCCTCCAGACATCTTCTTCCTCTCGATCGATCACGGGAGAAACCGCAGCGAAATCCTCTGCTGTTCTCGCTTTCGCTTCTCTTATATATGTTTCGTTCTTACAGTTGCAcccttaaaatatttataatttcacatTCACCCTGAAAAGTATTGATTCAGAAGTTAAAGTGTTTGGGTTATTTCATTCAAGGCTTTggctatttattttaaaattttccgcGGGTGTTATGCAAAATTGTAAAACTTTAGGGCATTTTTGCAGAAAAACCAagtacatttaaaattttatttttatttttttgggagcGTTTTTGCAAACTTGATAAACTTCATGGGCCCTGTTTTGGGGAAATAGTAGTTGATGCCCACTAATGAGTAGTATGTGAAATGAAatgatatgtaaataaataaaattatttttttaaataatataattatatattttttaaatgaaattatttttttgataaatatttttgttgatagGTTTCTTTGTTACaatcgaaaataaaaaaaaatacatcgaAGTTTAGACGGTAAACAagagaaaaaccaaataaaaaggtaaagaagtaagaaaagaaaagaataaattttaatttttctcttacTTTATCTATTCTTATTCTAGCTCTCTTAAAAGATTAGTTATCAAGTGGTGGGTAAAATAAACTATCATATCATATTAGCTTactaaacaaaagataagatatAATAGTTCCTAATCTCCTTAGCATAAATGtcatttttcctaaaaattaatgatttaaaattttatttttgaatttttttaggttaTGTTGCAAAATTGCAAAATCATGACATTTTTGTAGAAAAACccaatgaatttgaaattttattttaaattttgtccGGATGTTGGGGCAAAACTACAAACTGcaataatgaaattttattttaaactttttcgGGGGTGTGTGTGCCAAAATAGCAAACTTTATGCTAATTTTCCGAAAAAACCcagaaaattattaaatttattcaaGCTTATATAACTTCTAAGAAAGTGactatattatcattaatatacGCGCATCTAAAGGgttcatttgtaaaaataatctCTTGAGGTGCCACTATAAATCCACCTTCTCAGCAGCGCGGTGGTGTTGATTTTTCCCTTCGATTCTCGTGCTTGTGGTTCCTCGCTTCTTCGATCCATGGCCGGCGATGGTAATGCTTTTTTGGCTTCGAATTCGCATTCGATATTGATTCCTTCTTCACGATCCTTCAATCCCTTTTCAGGTGATCGAGGCCGCCCCAGCAAGAAGCTGAAAACCTTTGGGAAGGGCCTACCTTCATCTCATGGCGGCGATGATGACGATCTCGCATTCGCTGAAGAATTTGATGAGGATTCTCGTGGAGGTACTGATTCTTGATTTTTCAATCAGAGTTTTGTTGCCGATTTGCTGGGGATTTGTTTTAGATGTTGTGTGGATTGAAGGTGAGAGGGAGACCAAGAAGAGGGACTTCACGAAGCTTGAGCTTAAGCCAGATCATGTCAACCGCCCTCTCTGGGCTTGCGCGGATGGCCGCATCTTCTTGGAGACCTTCTCCCCGCTCTACAAACAAGCCTATGACTTCCTCATCGCCATCGCTGAACCTGTTTGCAGGTCTTTGATTGAAACCAAAtttgattcttttattttttattttttatttttttgggtatgCTGTTGAATGTTGTCTTGATTTGATGATAGGCCTGAGTCAATGCATGAGTATAACCTTACTCCTCACTCTTTATATGCTGCTGTTTCGGTTGGGCTTGAGACAGAGACTATAGTCAGCGTCCTTAACAAGCTGTCAAAGACGAAGTTGCCACAGGAGATGATAGATTTCATATATGCCTCCACTGCCAACTATGGTAAAGTAAAGCTCGTGCTGAAGAAGAACAGATACTTCATTGAATCGCCATTCCCTGAGGCAACTACTGCAAAAGCATGAGCtcctctgtttttcttttctccaaaTTATTTACAGGATTGTGAAATGTTGTGCATTAGCAGGTGCTAAGGACATTGCTCAGAGATGATGTTATATCTCGTGCCAGGATTTCTCAGTATGAGGTATTCACCTGttaaaattcttctttttcaagatgataaaatattttgttttatctgATTATAGATAAGACCAGTGTGTCTTAGTTCTGCAATAGAAAATCATGATTATTAACATATTAAATCTACCGTCTTTCTTATATTGCCTCTATATTCCTTCATTTgttgcttaaaaaaatatggttgtTAGTGCATGTATCTGTGCtgcaaaatatataaactattcTATTCTCCACACAATTATATTTGGTTTGtgctttcaaaattttcttgtgATGTGTAGATGGAAGcacaagttaatatatatagattttggCCAAATGGCATCTGAGACAGTTGGCAACTAATTTGGAGATTTAAGAGACTGATAAATATGAAGAGGGTTTCCTTCCTGTTGAACATATTCTGGGCCCTTTTGCtatacctttttattattattattattattattattttttattgcaaacTGCATTTCTGGATGATGAAACTTTCCTCTTATGTTCATATGTGCTTCTACAAAATACAGATACTTGGATTCCTCTTTAAGAAGCATGCATCAATTGCCAGTTTTAGGTTTCTGGTAATTGTTACTTGTCTAGTTActcattgttattattgtctTGGTTTTTCTTCTGCTTTTAGGATTCCCACGGAGATGCGTTTACTATTAGCAAAACTCCTGGTGAAATAGAAGCAAGTCACGGGGAATTACTAAATGGAGCAGAGTTGGCTGCTgctgaagaaaaagaaacacatTCTTTTGAAATTGATCCGGCTCAGGTACTATGGCTATTACTTCATTAAATCAGAGGCTTGGTAGATcgaaaaaattaattgtttaacATACACACATCTCTTTCATTACAGGTTGAGAATGTCAAACAACGTTGCTTACCAAATGCCTTAAATTTTCCTATGCTTGAGGAGTATGACTTCAGAAATGATACTGTGAGTGCTAAATCTGAAGTTACACAGACACACACATACACGCGTGCACACACCCACCCACCATAGGTGTAGAATAGTTCTTaacttcttttattttgctAATGTAGGTGAACCCTGACTTGAACATGGAATTGAAACCTCATGCTCAACCTAGACCATATCAGGAGAAGAGTCTGAGTAAGATGTTTGGAAATGGTAAGATTAATGTATGACAAggattttttagattttatataaGTTCTCCTCTTGTATAAAACATGTTTGTTCATAATGATAacaattcatttaaatttatttgttcgAATGttattattgaacatttttagTTGTCTTTCTGTTTTTAGCTTGATGAATTATTGCCTTTAGAGTACAATAAAATATTTCTGATATTCAGTCAGTCATCATTATTTGGAGAATAGCAGTTCAAAACTAGATTAACTGTAGACTCTTGAATCTGCTTTCCTAGTATAATCAAGCATCAACTAGGTCAAGGGAGTTTCGATTCCCTCCAACTTTTGTCTACTTCATCACTATATGCTGTGATGACCTAATTGCTTCAAGTATAGGAACAactttctttagtttgtttaatTACTTCATAATACAGAGTAGAGATGAGTTACATGTGGTGAGTATCATTGAAGACAGATGTTTGCAATTTATCACTGCTGTTGGCTTAATAGATGATAATGCTTCAACTTGTGTTCTATTGTAACTGTAGGGCGTGCAAGATCTGGCATTATTGTGCTACCTTGTGGTGCTGGAAAAGTCTTTAGTTGGTGTGTCTGCAGCTTGCCGGATTAAAAAAAGTTGCCTTTGTTTAGCTACCAATGCAGTTTCTGTGGATCAATGGGCTTTTCAGTTTAAGCTTTGGTCCACCATACGAGAAGAGCAAATTTCTCGGTTTACTTCTGATAGCAAAGAAAGATTTCGTGGTAATGCTGGTGTAGTTGTAACCACATATAACATGGTTGCTTTTGGAGGCAAGCGATCGGAAGATTCTGAAAAGATCATTGAAGAGATACGAAATAGAGAATGGGGATTACTTCTCATGGATGAGGTATTCTTTTGGCTTAATATTGTGAGCATAAACTGACTAAATTTCGCTTGATGTTATGATTGTCTGTACAACATTCAGTTCAGCGACGATGTATGTAACTTTACTTTTTTAGGTGCATGTGGTCCCTGCACATATGTTTCGGAAGGTCATCAGTATCACAAAATCTCATTGCAAGCTCGGGTTAACTGGTTGGTGTTTTATACAGAACTTCTTGCATTTTTTCCTGTGAGGtatatatttcaattttgttcttctttagTTTCCTCATTATTTTTGTGGAAATTGCAGCAACACTTGTGAGAGAAGATGAACGTATAACAGACTTGAACTTCCTTATTGGACCTAAGCTTTATGAAGCTAACTGGCTAGACTTGGTAAAAGGTGGGTTCATAGCAAATGTTCAGTGTGCTGAAGTATGGTGCCCGATGACAAAGGAGTTCTTCGCAGAgtatttgaaaaaagaaaattcaaagaaaaagcaGGTATATCTCTATGTTGATGTTAGCATGTCTGGCATTTTATGAGTTCCTTACACTTAGGATAGCCTATTAATTGATGGTTGCCCTGTGCTTCCTTGCTTTCTGTTATGGCAGCCAACTGCATATTTTTGTTCTAAAGTACTGGCTTACTGCTTATGTTTTGCTCTAGTGGCTGAGCAAATCTGTTTGGTGTCATTACACTGTTTgactttaaaatttgtttttaaagtaCATTGATGATTTCCCCTTATTCCTTTCCAAAACTTCTGTTCTCATCACCCTGTTTTAGGATGATGTGTCAAGAGATGTAAGTTTGGTGGGAAGGGTATACGAAATCATGCTTTTTTTAGGACACTGTATGTGTGCATGTTTTCAGAATATCATTAACTATTAGTGATGAAAAGAGATATGTGCAAATTATTTAAGAGGACCAACTACTTTGGTCAGATGGTGCTTATTATTGCAGTCAGTACTGTTTGGTAGTAAAGGTTTGTCCTTCTGGCATTCATTGGGGGTTTGCTAGAAAGGAACCACCAAAGAGTAAGAAAATTGGTGGGTTCAATATAAAAATGATTTGCTGTGCTTATAATAGCAGCACATTCAAGAATAACTTATTTAACGCAAAGGCTTGTCTCGTATTTGCTTTTAAAAATGCGATTAATAATTGGCATTTTCATTCTGTTGTGACACCCGAACACAAAACAAGTTACAGATCGCAAAAGCAAGTCATTTCTCTAAACTAGTATCTGTTGCATGCCCAAAGATGCTAGGCAAATGTCAATTCCAATTTAAACTTTTGGCGAAACAGGATGGTGTCCATGAAATTGAGCATGACTTCAGTAAATACTACAAAGGACTGATTAGCAAGCATCTAGCATGTGGATGTATTTGTGCTTCTATAATTGGCATTTTAATTTCAAACTCATTTAACAATTTAGCATATGAAACTGAGTGTGAACTGTATTGCTATATTTACTTCTATAGAGACGAAGTTATTTTAAGGCAATATACACCAGTTAGTAAATAATGTGACATATTGTATCATAACTTATATTAGGAGTGTTCTTGACAGTGACATACTTGCCGTGTGCATTTCCTATTTTTGGTGATCTCATCTATCGTCCAATTGTCTGTTTGGTAGATGATTTGCAGAATATTTAACCATTTACTTCCTTGATTCTTCAATGTCTTTTTAAGTAGGCTCTTTTGAGCTTTGTAGCTCTTACTAATTTCTCACGCTTGTACCAATTCTTGTATTGTCAGGCACTTTATGTTATGAATCCAAACAAATTCCGGGCATGCGAGTTCCTCATTCGCTTTCATGAGCAGCAGCGTGGTGATAAGATAATAGTATTTGCTGATAATCTTTTTGCTCTTACTGCATATGCCATGAAACTTCGGAAACCTATGATCTATGGTGCAACCAGGTTTTTGTGTGGCTGTTTTGATgagttcttttatttattttatttatttatttatttatttttgtctttgtgctttcatttttattgaacTTTTGATCTATACATGATTCAGTCACCCGGAAAGGACAAAAATTCTTGAGGCATTCAAGCACAGCCCAGATGTGAACACAATCTTCCTCTCCAAGGTATGCTACATCGATTATCTTGAGTGTGATCCAGATGGGGAATTTAAACATTGCATGCCTTCCATTATTAATTTGTATGAAATATGGGCTTTTGTGCTGTAAAGGTGGAAGCCAGAACTCTGGACTTGGTACTTAGAATTCAAGCACACAGTTGATGACCAAAGATGAATTTCTTTaactaacaaaaaaattcaagggAGCTTAACAGTTATTAATTTCTATAATGATCAGTTGGCAAGATCTCTTACTCTTAGGAACTTTCCTCTGATAATGTTGAGTACAAGATCCTGCAAAATAATCATAATGCTTGTTTTAGCAACCAATTGGTTTTTTAGCCTACTAAGGAAGATTTATGTACATCTGTTGAATTTTTATCTTAAATAGTGGTTTGTGATAAGAAAATTCATTGGTTGGATGAACAGCTAATCGAGAAACATAATTATTGACActgatgaaattttattttgggtGTATGCATATCATAAGTAAATTGAATCTAGAAGTTTTCTCAGGAAATGATGCAGGTTTGTAAAGCTAAGTTTTCCATTTTCAATGAGCACATATTATGATTAAATATGCTAGTGAGAGTGCTTGGAGGCAATGGATAATGTGAATATAAATGAAACACTCAGCATAGAAACTGAGGCAGAGAAAGGACAAAGCTAGTTTTGATAACTTGGCTCTTAACGAAATTTGTATCACATTTTGATGAAGAGGATTAAAATGATAAATTCTAAGAAAGCATTGAGGAGTAATTTGATATTTTCGGATTGTTGATGCTTTGATATTTTGGGCTTCTTGACACGCAAGTTTATAGATTCATGAGACACTAAAGTCTAGTACATATGTTGACGTGTTTGATGGCACATAAGTTGGAATATGCTGCCATGTCTGAATGAGATAGGTTGGTAAGACCTTTGGATGTTAAGGTCTAGGTTTTGGTTCTCAAGGGATGCAAATAAGTTGGAAAATTGGACAGATGCTCCCTTGCCCTGTGTGGCTGTGCCTATGTTTGAGTTTAAAACTTTTAAGTAATTTGGTTATAAAGTGATGTAGTTAAGATGACATGTTTGTATATTAGTCCTGTGTGAGGACACCACATGTGGACATAGCTTGGGCAATCGTGATAAAGATCACCATTTTGTTATAATGTTGCTATTTTCTTTTGTAGGATAAGGTCCTTTTTCCCATTTCCATACTATCATGAGATTTTGAACTCTGTTGATATTTTCTTTGGTTTCTGTTCTGTCTATGCATGATCACTCTGCTGCTGGCCATATTGATCTTTATGTGATGATTTTTAGGTGGGTGATAATTCAATTGATATTCCTGAAGCGAACGTGATAATTCAGATATCCTCGCATGCTGGTTCACGGCGTCAAGAAGCCCAGCGGTTGGGACGAATTCTTAGGGCAAAGGTATGCCCTTGTTAAAAATTACTATGATAAACATGTCTATTATTGGGCTCTCCTCTGCTGTCAACCATCTTTGGATGTTAGGGAGAAGTACATGTTTGTGGAAGGttcaaaaattgaaatgtaAGAACATGAAAGGACCCTAGGTGGGgaaatttggggaaaaaattcACGTCAACAGCTCGTACTTTACTAGGAGATAGAAAACTTTACTGAATGTACTATAATCGGAAGTAAATTTTCCCACTCTTGAATAATTCCTTTATCCTATTATCGAAGGATTTAACAGGATACATCTGGTGAGATAATCTAAATTGTTATTTATACAGAACGCATATCAC
This window encodes:
- the LOC120261532 gene encoding LOW QUALITY PROTEIN: general transcription and DNA repair factor IIH helicase subunit XPB1-like (The sequence of the model RefSeq protein was modified relative to this genomic sequence to represent the inferred CDS: deleted 1 base in 1 codon), which translates into the protein MAGDGDRGRPSKKLKTFGKGLPSSHGGDDDDLAFAEEFDEDSRGGERETKKRDFTKLELKPDHVNRPLWACADGRIFLETFSPLYKQAYDFLIAIAEPVCRPESMHEYNLTPHSLYAAVSVGLETETIVSVLNKLSKTKLPQEMIDFIYASTANYGKVKLVLKKNRYFIESPFPEVLRTLLRDDVISRARISQYEDSHGDAFTISKTPGEIEASHGELLNGAELAAAEEKETHSFEIDPAQVENVKQRCLPNALNFPMLEEYDFRNDTVNPDLNMELKPHAQPRPYQEKSLSKMFGNGRARSGIIVLPCGAGKSLVGVSAACRIKKSCLCLATNAVSVDQWAFQFKLWSTIREEQISRFTSDSKERFRGNAGVVVTTYNMVAFGGKRSEDSEKIIEEIRNREWGLLLMDEVHVVPAHMFRKVISITKSHCKLGLTATLVREDERITDLNFLIGPKLYEANWLDLVKGGFIANVQCAEVWCPMTKEFFAEYLKKENSKKKQALYVMNPNKFRACEFLIRFHEQQRGDKIIVFADNLFALTAYAMKLRKPMIYGATSHPERTKILEAFKHSPDVNTIFLSKVGDNSIDIPEANVIIQISSHAGSRRQEAQRLGRILRAKGRHQDRMAGGKEEYNAFFYSLVSTDTQEMYYSTKRQQFLIDQGYSFKVITSLPPPDSGPDLSYHSLDEQLDLLNKLLNAGDDAVGLEQLEEDADDIALQKARRTSGSMSAFSGAGGHIYMEYNTGKGKQGALKSKPKDPSKRHALFKRRFN